In Zunongwangia profunda SM-A87, the following proteins share a genomic window:
- a CDS encoding SHOCT domain-containing protein encodes MHYYDGSFGGMHLIWWVIWVVLLAWIFFIPADIPYQKAKKDSPLDILKNRFAKGEISKEEFEESKKILKSDN; translated from the coding sequence ATGCACTACTACGATGGAAGTTTTGGAGGAATGCACCTAATATGGTGGGTTATATGGGTCGTTTTACTTGCTTGGATATTTTTCATTCCAGCAGATATCCCATATCAAAAAGCAAAAAAAGACAGTCCACTGGATATTCTTAAAAACCGCTTTGCAAAAGGCGAAATATCCAAGGAAGAATTTGAGGAATCAAAAAAGATATTAAAATCAGACAACTAA
- a CDS encoding DUF5676 family membrane protein, whose translation MYRLNVKKLGFAFGLTAALIYLGCMIVMSTAGREATIDFFNSLLHGLDTTSIIRMDVPLWEAGLGIVQIFILGWLIGACIAAFYNAQIKVKK comes from the coding sequence ATGTATCGATTAAACGTAAAAAAACTCGGATTTGCTTTCGGTCTTACGGCGGCACTAATTTACTTAGGCTGTATGATAGTTATGTCAACAGCAGGTCGAGAAGCCACTATCGATTTTTTCAACAGCCTATTGCACGGTTTAGATACCACAAGCATTATCAGGATGGATGTGCCACTATGGGAAGCTGGTTTGGGAATAGTACAGATATTCATTTTAGGATGGCTAATAGGTGCCTGTATTGCGGCTTTTTATAATGCGCAAATAAAAGTCAAAAAATAA
- a CDS encoding lycopene cyclase domain-containing protein: protein MPFGLTEPLFVPEYWMPPSLFHLAERTGFDIESLIFSFAIGGIGTVLYNLIFKKGYIDMPHTERSHQRHKLHIYILFVPAIVFVIFSLFTTLNHIYCGIIAMFFGGLATLYCRPDLKGKIWVGGILFTILYFIYFGSILPFYPQYVELYWNLDNLTHILVLGIPIEELLFAFTFGMYWSGLYEHLYWRKLIKSKEISTN, encoded by the coding sequence ATGCCCTTTGGTTTAACAGAACCATTATTTGTACCAGAATATTGGATGCCACCTTCCTTATTCCATTTAGCGGAAAGAACAGGTTTTGATATTGAGAGCCTTATCTTCTCTTTTGCCATTGGCGGAATAGGGACGGTATTGTATAATCTGATATTCAAAAAAGGCTATATAGATATGCCTCATACCGAACGGAGCCACCAAAGACATAAGCTACATATTTATATACTTTTTGTTCCAGCCATTGTATTCGTCATATTTAGTCTTTTCACCACGCTTAACCACATCTATTGTGGCATCATTGCAATGTTTTTTGGTGGTTTGGCAACATTGTACTGTCGCCCAGATTTAAAAGGAAAGATATGGGTTGGAGGAATCTTGTTTACCATACTGTACTTCATTTATTTCGGAAGCATCCTTCCGTTTTATCCGCAATATGTGGAGCTGTACTGGAATCTGGACAACCTGACCCATATTCTTGTTCTAGGAATTCCAATTGAAGAATTATTATTCGCTTTCACCTTTGGTATGTATTGGTCTGGATTATATGAACACTTGTATTGGAGAAAACTTATAAAATCAAAAGAAATATCAACCAACTAA
- a CDS encoding universal stress protein — translation MKILLAIDGSDFSKVAIHELIKMTLSSNSEIHIINVYEVPKTTGLGLHTMGGRIGNYIEEIRSNAQKLGNKIVSEAFDKIKAENKALTITTSVVSGLPKSTIYEKAEDWGADLIVVGSQGHGALSRLVLGSVSQYLTTNAKCSVLIARDRNKK, via the coding sequence ATGAAAATACTATTGGCCATAGATGGTTCAGATTTCAGTAAAGTAGCCATTCACGAACTTATAAAAATGACCCTATCCTCAAATAGTGAAATTCATATTATAAATGTTTATGAAGTTCCGAAAACAACCGGCCTGGGATTGCATACTATGGGCGGCAGGATAGGAAATTACATAGAAGAAATTAGAAGTAACGCTCAAAAATTGGGAAACAAAATCGTTTCAGAAGCTTTCGATAAAATCAAGGCCGAAAACAAGGCACTTACCATAACCACAAGTGTTGTTAGTGGCCTGCCCAAAAGTACTATTTATGAAAAAGCAGAAGATTGGGGTGCAGATTTAATCGTAGTAGGCTCTCAGGGTCACGGTGCACTTTCACGCTTAGTATTGGGCTCTGTATCCCAATATTTGACCACAAATGCCAAATGTTCAGTACTCATTGCAAGAGATAGAAATAAAAAATGA
- a CDS encoding NAD(P)/FAD-dependent oxidoreductase, with protein sequence MKEKQTHSIPLESTCKITDEICLPDTKLPRVVIVGGGFAGLALVEKLKHKEVQVVLLDKNNFHQFQPLLYQVATSALEPDSIVFPFRKQINGYKNVFFRLAEVEEIQPDSNTILTNKGSVSYDYLVLATGTTTNFFGMDSVAENSLRMKDIRDSLNIRHMMLQNLEQAAITCDDKERDALTNFVIVGGGPAGVEMAGALAEFCKYILPKDYPEYPSSIMNIYLIEAIDELLGTMSDKASSKTLKYLEDLNVKVLLNEAVSNYDGNEVTTKSGKTILAKNLIWTAGVKGQFPNGIDEKHIVRGNRIKTDANLKVEGYENIFAIGDIAALISKETPKGHPQVAQTAIQQGKYLGDSILNIINNKSIKPFKYKDKGSLATVGKRKAVADLGKFKFAGYFAWLLWSVVHLMSISGFRNRLMVGFNWAVSYFTYEKSNRLIIRNFKPKSSIKNREK encoded by the coding sequence ATGAAAGAAAAGCAAACACATAGCATTCCGTTGGAATCCACCTGTAAGATAACAGATGAAATCTGTCTTCCAGATACTAAATTACCTCGTGTGGTTATCGTTGGTGGAGGATTTGCAGGTTTGGCATTGGTTGAGAAACTGAAACACAAAGAAGTTCAAGTGGTTTTACTCGATAAAAATAACTTCCATCAGTTTCAGCCTTTATTATATCAAGTGGCAACGAGTGCCCTGGAGCCTGACAGTATTGTATTTCCATTCAGAAAACAAATCAATGGCTATAAAAATGTTTTCTTTCGTTTGGCTGAAGTTGAGGAAATTCAACCTGATTCAAATACTATATTGACCAATAAGGGAAGTGTTTCTTATGACTATTTAGTGTTGGCTACTGGCACGACCACCAATTTCTTTGGGATGGATTCTGTGGCCGAAAATAGTTTGAGGATGAAGGATATTCGCGATTCCCTCAACATCCGTCATATGATGTTGCAAAATTTGGAACAGGCAGCTATTACTTGTGATGATAAAGAACGCGACGCGCTGACAAATTTTGTAATAGTAGGTGGTGGTCCAGCAGGCGTAGAAATGGCAGGAGCTTTGGCAGAGTTTTGCAAATACATCCTTCCCAAAGATTACCCAGAGTACCCTTCTTCCATTATGAATATTTATCTAATAGAAGCCATTGATGAGTTGTTAGGCACAATGTCAGACAAGGCATCATCGAAAACCCTCAAATATTTAGAGGATTTGAATGTAAAGGTATTATTAAATGAAGCTGTAAGCAATTATGACGGCAACGAAGTCACTACCAAAAGTGGTAAGACCATTTTGGCTAAAAATCTTATCTGGACGGCTGGCGTAAAAGGACAATTCCCAAATGGTATTGATGAAAAACACATAGTCAGGGGCAACCGGATTAAAACCGATGCTAATTTAAAAGTAGAAGGCTACGAAAACATTTTTGCCATAGGTGATATCGCAGCACTCATTTCCAAAGAAACCCCAAAAGGACATCCACAAGTAGCACAGACCGCTATTCAACAAGGTAAATACCTGGGCGATTCGATATTAAATATCATAAATAACAAATCCATAAAACCTTTCAAATATAAAGATAAAGGTTCCTTAGCCACTGTAGGAAAACGCAAGGCAGTTGCCGATTTGGGCAAATTTAAATTTGCAGGCTATTTCGCCTGGTTGCTGTGGTCCGTTGTTCACTTGAT